A single genomic interval of Eleutherodactylus coqui strain aEleCoq1 chromosome 3, aEleCoq1.hap1, whole genome shotgun sequence harbors:
- the FAM161A gene encoding protein FAM161A: MATSHQDSVLATSCVHTPVNPRTRAPLTLYERQEEEKLRVSKELPGGDDLDSYSDTEEAQSCKDWILDISKIHSPDNEYYIQLERLKNPHVLNMAELEKMYNNKLHLRGVQKTQLAKTDYWSEWEQNSSQPTECECCFLEHNVSSSGLSESSLDELSDGEDDGDTNDSVSAREKIGRMWNEFTVEDYIKKTGFRKLQSKRKADKSKCTEWSHRVTIPQPFEMTIRESKKKEMNAKSKTEIEMENNLLKKRLEEEAECQKKFRANPVPASVYLPLFQEIMERNEERRNFVKERSKEILLASQQPFLFTEREERKKLERKMELTDLPDSVHSCKHFKAKPVPKSIYGTSVNERLKEELLYRQIRIHMRSEELLRNSSYPTSTLACKTNSSRSRITRCQEPKKEQSHRPKINMQIPNFKVIHENHKKLLLKNKDTKHVTICDPFHLRTSYIPSDKGKILKDMETDEETLKETRWPYKSPRNQSWKNSAGLSPREEAPVITPRSTESSKRREHAIRKSAKRRTKEYMQELGAMKERVSQTPLLLERATQLNARLCAEKHYSNVLRDLGLRDDFVSMKGQTAALQDAERTTKDAFSSDDEERTSEGTLEIEDLQEDGEDDEIQRNPSEDEEYGEYSPDEDHIEEEM, from the exons ATGGCGACCTCTCATCAGGACTCCGTGCTGGCTACTTCTTGTGTCCATACCCCGGTGAACCCCCGCACCCGGGCTCCGCTTACCCTGTACGAgaggcaggaggaggagaagctgcGGGTCTCCAAGGAGCTGCCAGGAGGG GATGATCTTGACTCCTATTCTGATACTGAAGAAGCACAATCTTGCAAAGACTGGATCCTGGACATCTCGAAAATCCATTCCCCAGACAATGAGTATTACATTCAGCTAGAGAGGTTAAAGAATCCCCATGTACTAAACATGGCAGAACTGGAGAAGATGTACAACAATAAACTACATCTGCGTGGAGTCCAGAAGACACAACTAGCCAAGACCGATTACTG GTCCGAGTGGGAGCAGAACTCTTCACAGCCCACTGAATGCGAGTGCTGCTTTCTAGAACATAATGTCAGCTCTTCTGGCTTATCAGAGTCATCCCTGGATGAACTGTCTGATGGAGAAGATGACGGTGACACAAATGATTCTGTATCTGCCAGAGAGAAAATTGGTCGAATGTGGAATGAATTTACAGTTGAAGATTATATCAAGAAAACTGGTTTTAGGAAACTGCAATCAAAACGTAAGGCTGACAAAAGTAAATGTACAGAATGGTCACACAGAGTGACTATCCCACAGCCCTTTGAAATGACAATTAGAGAGTCCAAGAAAAAGGAGATGAATGCCAAGTCCAAAACAGAAATCGAGATGGAGAACAATTTGTTGAAGAAGAGACTTGAGGAAGAAGCAGAATGTCAAAAGAAATTTCGAGCAAACCCTGTGCCCGCTTCAGTTTATCTTCCTCTGTTCCAGGAGATAATGGAAAGAAATGAGGAGAGACGGAATTTTGTGAAAGAGAGAAGCAAGGAGATACTTCTAGCATCTCAACAACCCTTCTTGTTTACTGAGAGAGAAGAGCGCAAGAAACTTGAGCGGAAGATGGAACTGACTGATCTTCCAGATTCGGTCCATAGCTGTAAGCATTTTAAAGCCAAGCCAGTCCCAAAATCTATTTATGGAACCTCTGTTAACGAAAGGCTAAAAGAAGAATTATTATATAGGCAGATTAGGATACATATGAGATCTGAAGAACTTCTGCGCAACTCTTCCTATCCTACCAGCACACTGGCCTGTAAGACTAACTCAAGTAGAAGTAGAATAACAAGGTGTCAAGAACCTAAAAAGGAACAAAGTCATAGACCAAAAATCAATATGCAGATTCCTAATTTTAAAGTTATACATGAAAATCACAAGAAACTCCTGTTAAAAAATAAGGACACAAAACATGTAACTATCTGTGACCCCTTTCATTTACGTACCTCCTACATTCCATCAGACAAGGGCAAAATCCTAAAGGACATGGAAACAGATGAAGAAACACTCAAGGAGACTCgttggccttataaatctcccaGAAACCAGTCATGGAAAAATTCTGCAGGGTTATCTCCACGTGAAGAGGCTCCGGTTATCACTCCAAGATCCACAGAGTCTTCTAAAAGGAGAGAGCATGCTATTAG GAAAAGTGCAAAACGGAGGACAAAAGAGTACATGCAAGAGCTAGGTGCAATGAAAGAAAGGGTCTCGCAGACGCCGCTCTTATTGGAGAGGGCTACTCAG TTAAATGCTCGTCTGTGTGCTGAGAAGCATTACTCTAATGTGCTCCGAGATCTCGGTTTACGTGATGACTTTGTGTCAATGAAAGGGCAAACGGCAGCTCTCCAAGACGCGGAGCGTACAACGAAGGACGCATTCAGCTCCGATGATGAAGAGAG